In one window of Miscanthus floridulus cultivar M001 chromosome 12, ASM1932011v1, whole genome shotgun sequence DNA:
- the LOC136496907 gene encoding uncharacterized protein — MFLADKYSSLLPSLHQHHSKPSRRRSHQQQQKKGEADRFGAALAARLRGLLPLPASPLAALARVADLLAITLADAGPALAGACEGDASAAAVAAHLDAGVALLDACNAIAARLDLLRRRRLLARLALHLLSSSSSPSGSGRARARAALADRGDHPAASPSPLAPLPFEQPRGRLSAAARVLAAVDAVSSLAAAAAAAILVGGPTTFPRVSGGGDLPWAEPFNAVSGQLAALEGAREVGAVDEAVRRLASALDAGTDDEAAVRAAAQEVERRTEELAPRLDRLSDAVGGVFRAALGLRNAELGCFMVGPAGKPCGK; from the coding sequence ATGTTCCTCGCCGACAAGTACAGCTCGCTGCTGCCCTCCCTCCACCAGCACCACTCCAAGCCCAGCCGCCGCCGgagccaccagcagcagcagaagaAGGGGGAGGCGGACCGGTTCGGCGCGGCGCTGGCCGCGCGGCTCCGGGGCCTGCTGCCGCTGCCTGCCTCCCCACTCGCGGCGCTCGCGCGTGTGGCCGACCTCCTCGCGATCACCCTCGCGGACGCGGGGCCCGCGCTCGCCGGCGCCTGCGAGGGCGACGCGTCCGCTGCTGCGGTCGCCGCACACCTTGACGCCGGCGTCGCGCTCCTCGACGCCTGCAACGCCATCGCCGCGCGCCTCGACCTCCTCCGCAGGCGCCGCCTCCTCGCGCGCCTCGCTCTccacctcctctcctcctcctcgtcgccgtCCGGGTCCGGgcgggcgcgcgcgcgcgcggcgcTCGCGGACCGCGGTGACCACCCTGCGGCGTCCCCGTCCCCTCTAGCGCCGCTCCCGTTCGAGCAGCCCCGCGGGCGGCTCTCGGCCGCCGCGCGCGTGCTCGCCGCCGTGGACGCCGTCTCCTCGCTCGCGGCAGCGGCCGCGGCCGCCATCCTCGTCGGAGGACCCACCACCTTCCCCAGGGTctccggcggcggcgacctccCCTGGGCGGAGCCGTTCAACGCGGTGTCCGGCCAGCTCGCGGCGCTCGAAGGCGCCCGCGAGGTGGGCGCCGTCGACGAGGCCGTCCGGAGGCTCGCCTCGGCGCTGGACGCCGGGACCGACGACGAGGCGGCGGTGCGCGCCGCGGCGCAGGAGGTGGAGAGGCGCACCGAGGAGCTCGCGCCGCGCCTGGACCGCCTGTCGGACGCCGTCGGCGGCGTGTTCCGCGCCGCGCTGGGCCTCCGCAACGCCGAGCTCGGCTGCTTCATGGTGGGACCCGCGGGGAAGCCGTGTGGTAAATAG